Proteins encoded together in one Cicer arietinum cultivar CDC Frontier isolate Library 1 chromosome 4, Cicar.CDCFrontier_v2.0, whole genome shotgun sequence window:
- the LOC101490155 gene encoding RING-H2 finger protein ATL70-like: MNIHDEEFRRMGYFLLFLLCLIIVTLLITTASYICSLPIASTQSPSSPQPSVIGRDTHSNHTTITVLAVEPGEVLHLDHTTTLCRSYDQINTLPLEGKMCDKSINNSSSCCCSICLMDYKESDLLRMLPGCGHFFHVTCVDPWLRMNLTCPVCRKTYQSV; this comes from the coding sequence ATGAACATTCATGATGAAGAATTTAGAAGAATGGGTTATTTCCTCTTATTTCTACTGTGCCTAATAATTGTAACCCTTTTAATTACAACTGCCTCTTATATATGCTCTCTGCCAATTGCTTCAACTCAATCACCTTCTTCTCCTCAGCCTTCAGTTATTGGGCGTGACACACACTCTAACCACACAACAATCACTGTTTTGGCTGTGGAACCAGGTGAAGTTCTACACTTGGACCATACTACTACTCTATGTAGAAGCTATGACCAAATTAATACTCTTCCATTAGAAGGCAAAATGTGTGATAAAAGTATTAATAATTCAAGTAGTTGTTGTTGCTCTATATGTTTGATGGATTACAAAGAATCAGATTTGTTGAGAATGCTTCCTGGCTGTGGTCATTTCTTTCATGTTACTTGTGTTGATCCTTGGTTGAGAATGAATTTGACATGCCCTGTTTGTAGGAAGACATATCAATCGGTATAA
- the LOC101490479 gene encoding RING-H2 finger protein ATL70-like produces the protein MNNNTSNSDNPSENSNILSYYYIGLSLGFIILMMIIALFSIYCNRRNWQDSLQFRTGSYNSNSNRTLIFMDTNTEVNIEVSEEEQDTILNSYPMLLYSQAKLHKPDSTSLHCSICLADYKDSEWLRLLPDCGHFFHKDCIGTWFRLNFSCPMCRNSPLPTPLAEVTPLATTHN, from the coding sequence ATGAACAACAATACTTCCAATTCTGACAATCCTTCAGAGAACTCCAATATATTATCGTATTATTATATTGGATTGTCTTTAGGATTTATCATCTTGATGATGATCATAGCTTTGTTTTCAATTTACTGTAACCGCAGAAACTGGCAAGACAGCCTGCAATTTAGAACTGGCAGCTACAACAGCAACTCTAACAGAACCTTAATCTTCATGGATACAAATACTGAAGTGAATATTGAAGTATCTGAGGAAGAACAAGATACCATTTTGAATAGTTATCCCATGTTGTTGTATTCTCAAGCCAAGCTTCATAAACCTGATTCAACATCACTCCATTGCTCAATTTGTTTAGCAGATTATAAAGATTCAGAGTGGTTGCGCCTCTTACCTGATTGTGGTCACTTTTTTCATAAGGATTGTATTGGCACTTGGTTTAGGCTAAATTTCTCATGTCCCATGTGTAGGAACTCGCCACTTCCAACACCACTTGCTGAAGTTACTCCCTTGGCCACTACACATAATTGA
- the LOC101490804 gene encoding vacuolar protein sorting-associated protein 60.1-like, translated as MRRVFGVKKNNDPPPSLEDANDRITKRGDTVDEKIKKLDVELNRYKEQIKKSRPGPAQEAVKARAMRVLKQKRMYEGQRDMLYNQTFNLDQVQFAAEGIKDAQQTMSALKSANKELKGMMKTVKLQDIDNLQDEMMDLMDVSNEIQETLGRSYSVPDDIDEEELMGELDALEADMENETEGVPSYLQPDKESDLDAELNLPSAPTGQTAAPHGRFNAQTEDELGLPAVPRASLRG; from the exons ATGAGGAGAGTATTCGGCGTCAAAAAGAACAATGATCCCCCTCCTTCACTTGAAGATGCCAACGATAGG ATTACGAAACGGGGTGATACGGTGGATGAGAAGATTAAGAAGCTTGATGTTGAACTCAATAGATACAAAGAACAAATCAAGAAATCAAGACCTGGTCCTGCTCAGGAAGCTGTTAAAGCTAGAGCTATGCGAGTTCTTAAACAAAAGCGAAT GTATGAAGGTCAACGTGACATGCTGTATAATCAGACATTCAATCTTGATCAAGTTCAATTTGCTGCTGAGGGAATTAAAGATGCTCAACAAACT ATGTCAGCTTTGAAGTCTGCAAACAAGGAATTGAAGGGAATGATGAAAACTGTGAAACTCCAAGACATTGAT AACTTGCAAGATGAGATGATGGACCTGATGGATGTAAGTAATGAAATCCAAGAGACTTTGGGTAGAAGCTATAGTGTTCCTGATGACATTGACGAGGAGGAACTTATGGGTG AACTTGATGCATTGGAAGCAGACATGGAAAATGAAACTGAAGGAGTCCCTTCCTACCTCCAACCTGATAAAGAATCTGATTTGGACGCAGAACTTAACTTACCTTCAGCTCCAACAGGACAAACAGCAGCGCCACATGGCAGATTCAATGCCCAA ACTGAGGATGAACTGGGTTTACCTGCTGTCCCTCGGGCATCTCTACGCGGTTAA
- the LOC101491339 gene encoding uncharacterized protein, with protein sequence MEYLLVLVLAFSTLLYVTSALNFEGLVLLSLLKHWTFVPNTINSTWKPSDSTPCSSWEGVECDHAFHVISLELSNYSIFGQLGPEIGNLVHLETLDLSINDLSGEIPLELSNCSKLQYLDISSNNFSGEIPKSLFEINPLEELYLNNNSLSGSIPSSIGNLTKLFSLDFGHNLLSGTIPMSIGNCSKLSFVVLDSNQLEGILPESLNNLIDLSDLSLNSNNLGGSIHLGLRNCKKLNYLSLSYNEFSGSIPSSLGNCSGIIEFYAADNNLNGSIPSTFGLLHNLTKLIIPNNLLSGNIPPQIGNCKSLDMLHLYTNELEGEIPSELGNLRKLRDIRLYENFLVGEIPLSIWKIHSLEHVLVYNNSLLGELPIEMTELKNLKNISLFSNQFSGVIPQTLGINSSLVQLDFMFNMFTGTLPPNLCFGKQLVKLNMGGNQFNGSIPSDVGRCTTLTRVRLEDNNFTGLPDFETNPNISYLSISKNNINGTIPPSLRNCTNLSLLDLSMNSLTGFVPLELGDLLNLQTLNLSHNNLEGPLPHQLSKCTKMSSFDVGFNSLNGSFPSSLGSWTTLRTLNLRENRFSGGIPAFLPEFEELNELQLGGNSFGGNIPNSIGALRNLLYGLNLSANGLVGELPSEIGKLKSLLKLDLSWNNLTGSIQVLDELSSLTELEISYNSFEGPVSQQLINLPNSSSSFLGNPGLCVSLSLTDDSNFTRSGSLRLCESKSHSKVAIVMIALGSSTFVVILFGLIYIFLLRKSKQEAVIYKENDCSDLLKKVMEATENLNDEYIIGRGAEGVVYKAAIGPDKILAVKKIVFGENERKRLSITREVETLSKIRHRNLVRLEGVWLRENYGLISYKYMPNGSLYDVLHEKNPPQSLKWSMRKKIAVGIAQGLGYLHFDCEPVIIHRDIKTSNILLDSEMEPHVADFGLAKLLNQTSNSSSTQSIDVSGTLGYIAPENAYTTTKGKESDVYSYGVVLLELISRKKALDPSFMEGMDIVIWVRSLWEESGVVDEIVDSELANEISNYNANVMKEVTNVLLVALTCTETDPRKRFTMRDVIKHL encoded by the exons ATGGAGTATCTCTTAGTTTTGGTTCTTGCATTTTCTACATTGTTATATGTTACTTCTGCATTGAACTTTGAGGGCTTGGTTCTGTTATCACTATTGAAGCATTGGACTTTTGTGCCTAATACCATAAACTCAACATGGAAACCCTCTGATTCCACTCCATGTTCATCATGGGAAGGAGTTGAATGTGATCATGCTTTCCATGTAATATCATTAGAACTAagtaattattcaatttttggtCAATTAGGACCTGAAATTGGAAATTTGGTTCACCTTGAAACCCTAGATTTGTCAATTAATGATCTATCAGGTGAAATTCCACTAGAATTAAGCAATTGTAGCAAGCTTCAGTACTTGGATATTTCATCAAACAATTTCAGTGGTGAAATTCCAAAATCCTTGTTTGAAATTAATCCCTTGGAAGAATTGTATCTCAATAATAATAGTTTGAGTGGTTCCATTCCTTCTAGTATTGGAAACCTCACTAAACTATTTTCACTAGATTTTGGGCATAATTTGTTGTCAGGTACAATTCCTATGTCCATTGGAAATTGTAGTAAATTGAGTTTTGTGGTTTTGGACTCAAATCAATTGGAGGGAATTCTTCCTGAGAGtttaaacaatttaatagaTCTTTCTGATTTAAGTCTCAATTCTAATAATCTTGGAGGTAGTATTCATTTGGGATTGAGAAATTGCAAAAAGTTGAATTATTTGAGTCTTTCATACAACGAATTTAGTGGCAGTATTCCATCAAGTTTAGGGAATTGCAGTGGTATAATAGAGTTCTATGCTgctgataataatttaaatggaAGTATACCATCAACCTTTGGTCTCCTTCACAATCTTACTAAGCTAATAATTCCAAATAATCTTTTGTCTGGGAATATACCTCCACAAATTGGTAATTGCAAATCATTGGACATGTTGCATTTGTATACCAATGAACTTGAGGGAGAAATTCCTAGTGAATTGGGAAACTTGAGAAAATTGCGCGATATTCGATTGTACGAAAACTTTTTGGTAGGAGAAATTCCacttagcatatggaaaattcATAGCCTTGAGCATGTCCTTGTGTACAATAATAGTCTCTTGGGGGAGTTACCTATTGAGATGACAGAGCTTAAAAATCTAAAGAACATATCATTGTTTAGCAACCAATTCTCTGGAGTTATACCTCAAACCTTAGGAATTAATAGCAGTTTGGTGCAGTTGGACTTTATGTTTAACATGTTCACTGGTACATTACCACCAAATCTTTGTTTTGGAAAGCAATTAGTGAAGCTGAATATGGGTGGCAATCAGTTTAATGGAAGCATACCTTCTGATGTAGGAAGGTGTACAACTCTCACAAGGGTGAGACTTGAAGATAATAATTTTACCGGGCTTCCTGATTTTGAAACTAATCCGAATATATCGTACTTGAGCATCAGCAAGAACAATATCAATGGAACCATTCCACCAAGTTTGAGAAACTGCACAAATCTCTCTCTTCTAGATTTATCCATGAACAGCTTAACAGGTTTTGTACCCTTAGAGCTTGGAGACCTTTTGAATCTTCAGACTTTGAATCTCTCTCACAATAACTTGGAAGGTCCTTTGCCACATCAACTGTCAAAGTGTACCAAAATGAGTAGTTTTGATGTTGGATTCAATTCCCTTAATGGTTCGTTTCCATCGAGTTTGGGAAGCTGGACAACATTAAGAACTTTGAATCTCAGAGAGAATCGTTTTAGCGGTGGAATCCCAGCTTTCTTGCCAGAATTTGAAGAGCTCAATGAGTTACAACTTGGTGGAAATAGTTTTGGAGGAAATATTCCTAATTCAATTGGAGCATTGAGGAATTTGTTATATGGTTTAAATCTAAGTGCTAATGGACTAGTAGGTGAGCTTCCTAGTGAGATTGGAAAACTGAAGAGTCTGCTAAAACTGGATCTATCTTGGAACAATTTGACAGGAAGCATACAAGTTCTTGATGAGCTTAGCTCATTAACTGAATTGGAAATTTCATACAATTCTTTTGAAGGACCTGTGTCACAACAGCTGATCAACTTACCAAattcttcttcatcatttttAGGCAATCCTGGCCTGTGTGTTAGCCTTTCATTAACTGATGATTCGAATTTCACAAGAAGCGGCTCTTTAAGGCTATGTGAATCAAAAAGCCACAGTAAAGTTGCAATTGTGATGATAGCACTTGGATCCTCAACATTTGTCGTGATCTTGTTTGgactaatttatatatttttactcagAAAGTCTAAGCAGGAAGCTGTCATCTACAAGGAAAATGATTGTTCAGACCTTCTCAAGAAAGTGATGGAAGCTACAGAGAATCTAAATGATGAGTATATTATAGGCAGAGGAGCTGAAGGAGTTGTTTACAAGGCTGCAATAGGTCCAGACAAAATTTTGGCAGTGAAGAAGATTGTATTTGGCGAGAACGAAAGGAAACGCTTAAGCATAACGAGAGAAGTTGAAACTCTTTCAAAGATTAGGCATAGAAATTTGGTAAGACTAGAAGGTGTTTGGTTGAGAGAAAATTATGGTCTAATCTCATACAAATACATGCCAAATGGAAGCCTTTATGATGTTTTGCATGAGAAGAATCCGCCACAATCCTTAAAATGGAGTATGAGGAAGAAGATAGCTGTTGGAATTGCTCAAGGATTGGGTTATCTTCATTTTGATTGTGAACCTGTCATAATACATAGAGACATCAAAACAAGCAACATACTATTAGATTCTGAAATGGAGCCCCATGTTGCTGATTTTGGTCTTGCTAAGCTTTTGAATCAAACATCTAATTCTTCCTCAACACAGTCAATAGATGTTTCAGGCACACTTGGATATATTGCACCAG AAAATGCTTATACAACTACAAAGGGAAAGGAATCTGATGTATACAGTTACGGAGTAGTTTTGCTTGAATTGATATCAAGAAAGAAGGCATTAGATCCATCATTTATGGAAGGAATGGATATAGTTATTTGGGTAAGATCTTTGTGGGAGGAATCAGGAGTTGTTGATGAAATTGTTGATTCAGAACTTGCCaatgaaatttcaaattataatgCTAATGTGATGAAAGAAGTAACCAATGTGCTTTTGGTGGCTTTGACATGTACAGAAACGGATCCACGTAAGAGATTTACAATGAGAGATGTTATCAAGCATCTGTAG
- the LOC101491660 gene encoding uncharacterized protein has translation MNSVESNQHHVLPNPKTHPFISKFKKITLPLLILITAISLGCFTRTNYYKVHYLKYSLISQTLFHSIGSIFSVSPSKPVYIPSHCVLWMAPFLSGGGYSSEGWSYILALHNHTKIHTFRLAIEHHGDLESLEFWEGLPQDMKNLAYELYQTQCNINETIVICHSEPGAWYPPLFQTLPCPPSFYSEFKSVIGRTMFETDRVNGEHVERCNRMDYVWVPTEFHKSTFIESGVVASKVVKIVQPIDVEFFDPVKYTPLDFGSTEKLILGSGVSKGFVFLSIFKWEYRKGWDVLLKSYLKEFSKDDSVALYLLTNPYHTDRDFGNKILDFVESSDIGEPVSGWPSVYVIDAHIAQSDLPRVYRAADAFVLPSRGEGWGRPLVEAMSMSLPVIATNWSGPTEYLTEDNSYPLPVDRMSEVMEGPFKGHLWAEPSESKLRVLMRRVMDNPAEAKAKGRKAREDMIREFSPEIVADIVADHIQNILGR, from the coding sequence ATGAATTCCGTTGAATCAAACCAACACCATGTTCTTCCCAATCCAAAAACCCACCCCTTcatatcaaaattcaaaaaaattacattaccCTTATTGATTCTAATTACAGCAATTTCCTTAGGTTGTTTCACAAGAACAAATTACTATAAAGTTCATTACTTGAAATACTCTCTCATATCACAAACCCTTTTTCATTCAATTGGGTCAATCTTTTCAGTTTCACCCTCAAAACCAGTTTATATTCCCTCCCATTGTGTCCTATGGATGGCTCCTTTTCTTTCAGGTGGTGGGTATAGTTCAGAAGGTTGGTCTTATATTTTAGCACTTCATAATCACACAAAAATTCATACTTTTAGGTTAGCAATTGAGCACCATGGGGATCTTGAATCTTTGGAATTTTGGGAAGGTTTGCCGCAAGATATGAAGAATTTGGCATATGAATTGTATCAAACGCAGTGTAATATCAATGAAACTATTGTGATTTGTCATAGTGAACCTGGTGCTTGGTACCCTCCATTGTTTCAAACACTTCCATGTCCACCGTCGTTTTACAGTGAATTTAAGTCTGTGATTGGTAGGACTATGTTTGAGACTGATAGAGTGAATGGCGAACATGTCGAGCGATGTAATCGAATGGATTATGTTTGGGTTCCTACTGAGTTTCATAAGTCTACATTTATAGAAAGTGGGGTTGTTGCTTCTAAGGTTGTGAAGATTGTTCAACCTATTGATGTGGAATTCTTTGATCCTGTCAAGTATACACCATTGGATTTTGGTTCTACAGAGAAACTGATATTAGGTTCTGGAGTGAGTAAGGGTTTTGTGTTTCTTAGTATCTTCAAGTGGGAATATAGGAAAGGGTGGGATGTGTTGTTAAAATCATATTTGAAGGAATTTTCGAAAGACGATAGTGTTGCTTTATACTTGTTAACAAATCCATATCATACTGATAGGGATTTTGGAAACAAAAtattggattttgtggagagtTCTGATATTGGAGAACCGGTTAGTGGTTGGCCTTCCGTCTATGTTATTGATGCACACATTGCACAAAGCGATTTGCCGAGGGTTTATAGGGCAGCTGATGCTTTCGTTCTTCCTTCGAGAGGGGAAGGATGGGGAAGACCTTTGGTGGAAGCGATGTCAATGTCGTTGCCAGTGATTGCAACAAATTGGTCTGGACCGACTGAATATTTGACAGAGGATAATAGCTATCCACTGCCGGTAGATAGAATGAGCGAAGTAATGGAAGGTCCGTTCAAGGGACATCTTTGGGCTGAACCTTCTGAGTCTAAACTTCGGGTTCTTATGAGACGGGTAATGGATAATCCCGCTGAGGCTAAAGCCAAAGGTAGAAAGGCAAGGGAGGACATGATAAGAGAGTTCTCACCTGAGATTGTGGCTGACATTGTTGCAGACCACATACAAAATATCCTAGGTAGGTAA